One genomic region from Rattus norvegicus strain BN/NHsdMcwi chromosome 10, GRCr8, whole genome shotgun sequence encodes:
- the Or1e22 gene encoding olfactory receptor Olr1475, with amino-acid sequence MIMNNQTVISQFLLLGLPIPPEHWHLFYTLLLAMYLTTILGNLIIIILILLDSNLHIPMYLFLSNLSFSDLCFSSVTMPKLLQNMQNQDTSITYTGCLTQMYFSMVFAGMEIFLLVSMAYDRYVAICLPLHYTSIMSPKFCVCLGSLSWVFNVLYSMLHTLLLARLSFCKDNVIPHFFCDISALLKLACSDTYINELMIFILGGLLIVIPFLLIVMSYVQIVCSILKVPSTRAIYKIFSTCGSHLSVVSLFYGTVIGLYLCPSANNSTVKETVMAMMYTVVTPMLNPFIYSLRNRDIKEALVRVLIKKKISL; translated from the coding sequence ATGATAATGAACAACCAAACTGTcatctcccagttcctcctcctgGGCCTGCCTATACCCCCAGAGCACTGGCATCTGTTCTACACCCTACTCCTGGCCATGTACCTCACCACCATCCTGGGGaacctcatcatcatcatcctcattctACTGGACTCCAATCTCCACATACCCATGTACTTGTTTCTCAGCAACTTGTCCTTCTCTGATCTCTGCTTTTCCTCTGTTACAATGCCCAAATTGCTCCAGAACATGCAAAACCAGGACACATCCATCACCTACACAGGTTGTCTAACACAAATGTATTTTTCCATGGTTTTTGCAGGCATGGAAATCTTCCTTCTTGTATCCATGgcttatgaccgctatgtggctatCTGCCTTCCACTCCACTATACCAGCATCATGAGTCCCAAGTTTTGTGTGTGTCTAGGGAGTCTCTCCTGGGTATTTAATGTGCTATATTCTATGTTGCACACCTTACTCTTGGCTAGATTGTCATTCTGTAAGGACAATGTGATCCCACACTTTTTCTGTGACATATCTGCTCTGCTCAAGTTAGCGTGCTCTGACACATATATTAATGAATTAATGATATTTATCTTGGGAGGGCTCCTTATTGTCATCCCATTCTTACTCATTGTTATGTCCTATGTACAAATTGTCTGCTCCATTCTAAAGGTTCCATCTACTCGGGCTATCTACAAGATCTTTTCCACCTGTGGCTCCCACCTGTCTGTGGTGTCACTGTTTTATGGGACAGTCATTGGTCTATACTTATGTCCATCAGCTAATAACTCTACTGTGAAGGAGACTGTCATGGCCATGATGTACACGGTGGTGACTCCCATGCTGAAtcccttcatctacagcctgaggaacagagATATAAAGGAGGCCCTTGTAAGAGTCcttatcaagaaaaaaatatctttATAA